The sequence below is a genomic window from Hemitrygon akajei chromosome 2, sHemAka1.3, whole genome shotgun sequence.
GAAAGAGCACAATTGCTGTgaaatgtcaagtcaagtcaagtcattttttattgtcatttcaaccataactgctggtacagtacacagtaaaaacgggacaacgtttttcaggaccatggtgttacatgacacaggacaaaaactagactgaactacgtaaaaacaacacagaaaaaaactacaccagactacagacctacccaggactgcataaagtgcacaaaacagtgcaggcatcacaATACATActgtaataaacaagacaataggcatagtagagggcagtaagttgatgTCAGTTcaggttctgggtattgaggagtctgatagcttgggggaagaaactgttaagtagtctggtcgtgagagcccgaatgcttcagagccttttcccagacggcaggagggagaagagtttgtatgaggggtgtgtgggatccttcataatgctgtttgctttgcggatgcaacgtgtagtgtaaatgtctgtaatcgtgggaagagagaccccgatgatcttctcagctgacctcactatccgctgcagggtcttgcaatccgagatggtgcaatttccaaaccaggcagtgatgcagttgctcagaatgctctcaatacaacccctgtagaatgtgatgaggatggggggtgggagatggactttcctcagccttcacagaaagtagagatgctgctggactttctttgctatggagctggtgttgagggaccaggtgagattctccgtcaggtgaacaccaagaaatttggtactcttaacgatctctaccgaggagccgtcgatgttcagcggggagtggtcgctccgtgccctcctgaagtcaacaaccatctcttttgttttgttcacatgcagagacaggttgttggctctgcaccagtccattagccactgcacctcctctctgtaagctgactcatcattcttgctgatgagatccaccacggtcgtgtcatcggcgaacttgatgatatggttcgagctgtgtgttgcagcacagtcgtgggtcagcagagtgaacggcagtggactgagcacacaaccctggggagcccccatgctcagtgtgatggtgttggagatgctgctcccgatccggactgactgaggtctcccagtcaggaagtctaggatccagttgcagagggaggtgttcaggcccagtaggttcAGCttttattgagaaatatacctgatataatcattatatatacctgaactataatcactatgtattagctatttactatactatgtaatcacttctagatACCGAAtgttaatatgtattattttactaggcacattttgttatgtgttgttttcactagatactttgtactctcttagctgcatattatggcacttacagtacacctgtttgttttgtaacactattacagctgcgatgtatcccatgtattacactcagcctttgtttagtacgagataacggtggcggactggatgctgcgagcaggaatgtactgtgagggaggttgtctgaaaaacataatcttggccacgaataaggccccaatgcgaacgggtgaaaaacaatggtgacgtaccgcgggctaggcaaaagcgattaattaattcatatatagatgatatgcaactaaaaattgattgggtatgctaataaaaccgaaatgtaactgagataagaaattactataaagaatgctgtacaccggagctcgggggGCTTTCGGTGAcgagttcattgattgcctcagcctttgtttgcaaataaaggttttcttttcttgaagaattgtctgtgtctccaagtcatttcaagtaaccacgacaaaattggcgaccgcgagCAGggtcggaaagagacccgcggaaaagaaatggcagattggggtcgcttcccagtcctctagggacccccacaaggctaacagaattaagggtgcacccaaacaaaaggtaagcgctttttgcgacaatttggactaagaattctgttggctttgaggaggtcttggagtctcagaagtgtggaaccactgccaaagggtctctccgatccaaagaatctggcagaattgggggttaacagaggaggctcagaggattgatcaagaacactgcagtgagggtaagtacaaataagttaataagaagttaagttaagaaaaatgccacgtggtgttggtaaatccctgtggataccgcctcgcacagagcgaagggctgcacgggcagggtaaggaaaagtagagtaaatccctgtggataccgcttcgcacagagcgaagggctgcacgggcagggtaaggaaaaatagaatagaattagagtagaaaatcctcgtggataccgccttaagagataagggtctgaacagacgaggtgcaaagagcaagttctgtgggtaccactctgaatagaggtctgtacgggcagaacagaatagactaggcatagaattagagtaaataatattatccagtaaacaaactgtgaatctctgaaataccttaaaaagagagaataacatgacaggtgaaggaacggcagtagagattctgagcaaaaaattcccgttaattaaatatgagatcacaaaaacttcagaaaaatgggaaaaaagaaccaaaaacctggtcacaaagtggccaagagaaggaacgtttgatgtaagtttgtgcgaagaaatggagggactaattaaaaaattacaaaccaaaagataaatctaagaaaagagggcaaaaagagaacgagaaatggaagtgctaaaactcttcagaacggagggagaaaggctgaggaggacaggtagaatattgattacaaacgaggaagacactaaggtgctggaaacacagcctgttagagagagaggagggtacggtgagaagctggcttcagctccatacccgggtgcgaaagaaacagaaaaaccccctccctataatgaggaaggaacccctaagcagtgtcccctgctgacgggaacagtaaacatgcagggagaagtccaagtttgggataatgaggaggaaaaaaacaatacgagaaggaaaaaagcggcgatatagaacgagatagagggagaaaagataaagatagaacaggaaaGAAGGGAGATGGAAAGAGTAGTGGAAAGGCTACACCAGTTGAGAGAGAAGAGggattatgaggagtatcggttatactgcagagactgacagactaGAAGAGAACAGGAATCATCTAGACAGCAAGAATGGAGTGAGTTGGAGGAAGGTAGGAGACGAGAGTTTGGAGGAAATACGAGAGAGGACGGAGAAACAGatattggagatggaagaggggactagagtggagaaggagcaagGAAGAAGGTATACCCCAGGAAGGTATGAGTGGCAGCCAGTAGTACTAGGGCCAGCAATAGATAAAGAACCAAGTGACGAAGGAAGCTTGATTACATGGAACGGGGAGAAGGAAATGCTGCCACTGCTGGTAAAGGGATCAGGACAAGTACAGtttatcccttggggatcccaggacctggaagggctgaaaaatactctgcctagtctgcacgagggggcaggaaagtggattagagcctttgaggaGGAAACAACGGGACGAttgttggctatgggagatttgaaggcactgctgataagattgatgggaacttccaagttgaaagaactgatggagatggctgGCTTACAGAATATGGACAGTCCACAGACTGATGGGGCCAATTttgatccagtgagacagagggtatggcaggccctcaggaagctttatccacccagagtagaccccaaagccttaaagggggaactactgggagacactgaa
It includes:
- the LOC140713884 gene encoding uncharacterized protein isoform X2; its protein translation is MRSIGYTAETDRLEENRNHLDSKNGVSWRKVGDESLEEIRERTEKQILEMEEGTRVEKEQGRRYTPGRYEWQPVVLGPAIDKEPSDEGSLITWNGEKEMLPLLVKGSGQVQFIPWGSQDLEGLKNTLPSLHEGAGKWIRAFEEETTGRLLAMGDLKALLIRLMGTSKLKELMEMAGLQNMDSPQTDGANFDPVRQRVWQALRKLYPPRVDPKALKGELLGDTENPAAYVENQLKKWRLETEQEVENNLFLNSLFRQSILDAMPPQVKSKLEEVVGLSSLTPQAFSDHVVHTVEKYRRDKRKLAEQQEEVPRKLLQMQLEELKKKDKEKSKKMLPAITSTLIMRATAKQFPMLLEIVESDPRQGEKPMMYCYSLHDASSGLEGVNNMDTSL
- the LOC140713884 gene encoding uncharacterized protein isoform X1; this translates as MRSIGYTAETDRLEENRNHLDSKNGVSWRKVGDESLEEIRERTEKQILEMEEGTRVEKEQGRRYTPGRYEWQPVVLGPAIDKEPSDEGSLITWNGEKEMLPLLVKGSGQVQFIPWGSQDLEGLKNTLPSLHEGAGKWIRAFEEETTGRLLAMGDLKALLIRLMGTSKLKELMEMAGLQNMDSPQTDGANFDPVRQRVWQALRKLYPPRVDPKALKGELLGDTENPAAYVENQLKKWRLETEQEVENNLFLNSLFRQSILDAMPPQVKSKLEEVVGLSSLTPQAFSDHVVHTVEKYRRDKRKLAEQQEEVPRKLLQMQLEELKKKDKEKSKKMLPAITSRFINYTDDALEALGQQLDATSRMAWQNRQTLIMRATAKQFPMLLEIVESDPRQGEKPMMYCYSLHDASSGLEGVNNMDTSL